The following proteins are co-located in the Candidatus Eremiobacteraceae bacterium genome:
- a CDS encoding winged helix-turn-helix transcriptional regulator — protein sequence NVLTARLKELESAGVVRRRLLPRPAGSVIYELTEYGAELEDVVVLLGRWGAKLLSEPRAGEIITVDSMVMAMRSTFHGEASRGLHASFEMHLGDIVIHVRVDDGKVEVAAGPAPAPDLVIEAGPGIKCLMSGEISAAEAIANGTVRVTGDPQLLTRFAEMFRIEPMPESIPVLN from the coding sequence CGAACGTTCTCACCGCACGGCTAAAAGAACTCGAGAGCGCGGGCGTAGTCCGGCGCCGGTTGCTGCCCCGTCCGGCGGGGTCGGTCATCTATGAGCTGACCGAATACGGCGCGGAACTAGAGGATGTCGTGGTGCTGCTCGGGCGATGGGGCGCAAAACTTCTCAGTGAGCCGCGCGCGGGTGAGATAATCACCGTCGACTCCATGGTTATGGCCATGCGCTCCACGTTCCACGGCGAGGCCTCACGCGGTCTCCATGCAAGCTTTGAGATGCATTTAGGGGACATCGTCATCCATGTGCGCGTCGACGACGGTAAGGTCGAGGTCGCAGCCGGACCGGCGCCAGCGCCGGATTTGGTCATCGAAGCCGGGCCCGGAATCAAATGCTTGATGTCCGGCGAAATCAGCGCCGCCGAAGCGATCGCTAACGGAACAGTTCGCGTCACCGGCGATCCGCAATTGCTGACAAGATTC